One Gimesia aquarii DNA segment encodes these proteins:
- a CDS encoding potassium channel family protein: MLKHLLRKRLPLFVEFFSAFVRYASYVSEVFVALLLTLLLGAFLIWRFEDIDFGDAIYFTLVTGLTIGYGDITPETPLGKLISVCIGLIGMVVVGLTIAIATRALTETAKRHMDLEREDQVAQKTSSVSP, from the coding sequence ATGTTAAAGCACTTACTTCGCAAACGCCTTCCTCTTTTTGTTGAATTCTTCAGTGCCTTCGTACGTTATGCCTCTTATGTGAGCGAGGTCTTCGTGGCACTTTTGTTAACTCTATTACTGGGCGCTTTTCTGATCTGGAGATTTGAGGATATCGACTTTGGAGACGCAATCTATTTTACGTTGGTCACCGGGCTTACGATTGGCTATGGCGATATTACGCCAGAGACGCCTCTGGGTAAACTGATTAGCGTCTGCATCGGTCTGATCGGGATGGTCGTGGTGGGGCTCACAATTGCCATCGCGACGCGAGCCTTGACTGAGACAGCCAAACGTCACATGGATCTCGAACGGGAAGATCAGGTGGCCCAAAAAACGTCTTCTGTTTCACCATAG
- a CDS encoding N(4)-(beta-N-acetylglucosaminyl)-L-asparaginase, with protein sequence MKNVAGLGASLSLFTTLPGRAKEKRAPRRPLILCSRGEEWAEKVLRPGWNVLEAGGDILDAVEKSAQVTELDPEDQSVGYGGLPNENGVVQLDASFMDGRTHNCGSVGALENIKTPSSVARLVMERTDHIHLVGEGAREFARAHGFKEENLLTDKSRKMWLRWKENLSDKDDRFPPKDGDYKLDKRPTGTINILALDTKGDLAGCTTTSGLFGKLPGRIGDSPIIGAGLYVDNEVGAAGATGRGEEILRTCGSFFVVEQMRAGKSPREACEALCQRIVKINGGANKVDFNDKIVAINKSGEAGCAAIRARKDKPPQAAIITTAGVQIIEGSYLIEIK encoded by the coding sequence ATGAAAAACGTAGCGGGGCTGGGAGCTTCGCTGTCACTGTTCACAACTCTACCGGGACGTGCGAAAGAGAAACGCGCACCTCGCCGACCGCTGATTCTCTGCAGCCGCGGAGAAGAGTGGGCTGAAAAAGTGCTCCGCCCCGGCTGGAACGTATTGGAAGCGGGCGGCGATATTCTCGACGCGGTGGAGAAATCCGCGCAGGTGACCGAGCTGGACCCGGAAGACCAGTCCGTGGGATACGGAGGGTTGCCAAATGAAAACGGAGTCGTGCAGCTCGACGCTTCCTTCATGGATGGCAGGACGCACAATTGCGGATCAGTGGGTGCGCTGGAGAACATTAAAACGCCCTCCTCCGTGGCCCGACTCGTCATGGAACGTACCGATCATATTCATCTTGTCGGAGAAGGCGCCCGAGAGTTTGCCAGAGCACACGGATTTAAGGAGGAGAACCTGCTCACAGACAAATCGAGAAAGATGTGGCTCCGCTGGAAGGAAAACCTGAGTGACAAAGACGACCGGTTCCCCCCCAAAGACGGAGATTACAAACTGGACAAGCGACCGACGGGTACTATCAATATTCTGGCCCTGGATACAAAGGGCGATCTCGCAGGATGCACGACTACCTCGGGATTGTTCGGTAAACTGCCCGGTCGAATCGGCGATTCTCCCATCATCGGCGCGGGGCTCTATGTCGACAACGAAGTCGGTGCAGCGGGTGCGACAGGACGGGGTGAGGAAATCTTGCGCACCTGTGGCAGTTTTTTTGTAGTGGAACAGATGCGTGCGGGAAAGAGTCCCCGCGAAGCTTGCGAGGCATTGTGCCAACGGATCGTGAAGATCAACGGGGGCGCGAACAAGGTTGACTTCAATGATAAAATTGTTGCCATCAATAAATCAGGAGAAGCCGGCTGTGCGGCAATCCGTGCCCGGAAAGACAAACCACCCCAGGCAGCCATCATTACAACCGCGGGAGTGCAAATCATCGAAGGCTCCTATCTGATCGAGATCAAATAA
- a CDS encoding alpha/beta hydrolase produces MTSAFKKTFITAMILPAFVSVSVYAQKQPVRLNPDNLLLYRDQAGKVNQVQTKADWEQRRKEIIRGMETVMGPFPGEDQRVALDVKILEEVKLDKYTRQLITYQSSPGSRTPAYLCIPHTAKAGTKVPAVLCLHPTDNRVGHKVVVGLGGRAGRQYAAELAERGYVTIAPAYPHLANYWPNLGKLGFVSGTMKAIWDNSRAIDLLASLDYVDLKQGVGAIGHSLGGHNSIYTAVFDPRVSAIVSSCGFDSYRDYYDGAERVWYFGKGWCQIRYMPRMSNYRGKLDEIPFDFPELLGVLAPRPLYVNAPLHDSNFRWNSVDKCAEIAKPVYEMLGAKEKLVIDHPDSDHNFPQEQRDRAYQLFDSVLKN; encoded by the coding sequence ATGACCTCTGCTTTCAAGAAAACGTTCATCACCGCGATGATTCTACCCGCATTCGTCTCGGTCTCTGTTTATGCTCAGAAGCAACCGGTTCGACTCAACCCCGATAATCTGCTCCTGTACCGGGATCAAGCTGGTAAGGTCAATCAGGTCCAGACAAAAGCCGACTGGGAACAGCGGCGGAAAGAAATCATTCGCGGGATGGAAACAGTCATGGGACCGTTCCCCGGAGAGGACCAGCGGGTTGCTCTGGATGTAAAAATCCTCGAAGAGGTCAAGCTCGATAAATACACGCGCCAACTGATAACCTATCAGTCGTCGCCCGGTTCCAGAACGCCGGCCTACCTTTGTATTCCCCATACTGCTAAAGCGGGAACGAAAGTTCCCGCGGTCCTTTGTCTGCATCCCACTGATAACAGGGTAGGCCATAAAGTCGTTGTGGGACTGGGGGGACGTGCAGGCAGGCAGTACGCCGCCGAACTGGCGGAGCGGGGCTATGTGACCATTGCACCTGCCTACCCCCATCTGGCAAATTACTGGCCTAATCTCGGAAAGCTGGGATTTGTGAGCGGAACGATGAAAGCGATCTGGGACAACTCTCGAGCCATTGACCTGCTCGCATCACTGGACTATGTGGATTTGAAGCAGGGAGTCGGCGCCATCGGCCATTCTCTGGGCGGTCATAATTCGATCTACACGGCTGTCTTTGATCCCCGCGTTTCCGCCATCGTCAGCAGTTGCGGCTTTGATTCCTATCGGGATTATTACGACGGAGCCGAACGTGTCTGGTACTTCGGCAAAGGCTGGTGCCAGATCCGTTATATGCCCCGCATGTCAAACTACCGCGGAAAACTGGACGAAATCCCTTTTGATTTTCCCGAACTGCTCGGTGTCCTGGCACCACGTCCTCTCTATGTCAACGCACCGCTGCACGATTCCAATTTTCGTTGGAACAGTGTCGACAAGTGTGCTGAGATCGCCAAGCCGGTGTATGAGATGCTGGGAGCGAAAGAAAAGCTGGTCATCGATCATCCCGACAGCGATCACAACTTTCCGCAGGAACAACGCGATCGTGCCTACCAGCTGTTCGACTCCGTGTTGAAAAACTAA
- a CDS encoding class I SAM-dependent methyltransferase, whose amino-acid sequence MTTDYNKIAKQYREVKGRPWRSLVEEYSMLKLIGALEGKKVIDLACGEGFFTRKLKLNGAATVVGTDLSQEMIALAIDREQAESLGINYFVEDVRAKGPQLDYDLAIAAWLLVYAHDREELAAICRGLSRQLRPGGRLVTLTTNPQLYFFDHFDYQKYGFHIQLEDHVREGALIRWSGRLKDSSLLEVDNYYLPEEAYASALEDAGFRDVVFHPLSLSPEAADEADYWADMINKPPAIMIEAIKT is encoded by the coding sequence ATGACAACGGATTATAACAAGATTGCTAAACAGTATCGCGAAGTCAAAGGGCGACCGTGGCGATCACTGGTTGAAGAATATTCAATGCTGAAACTGATCGGCGCTCTTGAGGGCAAAAAGGTAATTGATCTCGCCTGTGGGGAAGGTTTTTTCACGCGCAAGCTCAAGCTGAATGGTGCTGCGACCGTTGTGGGGACCGATCTCTCCCAGGAGATGATTGCGCTGGCAATCGACAGGGAACAAGCGGAGTCTCTTGGAATCAACTACTTTGTCGAGGACGTGCGGGCGAAGGGCCCTCAGTTGGATTATGATCTTGCCATCGCAGCATGGCTTTTGGTCTATGCACACGACCGAGAGGAGTTGGCTGCCATTTGTCGGGGGCTGTCTCGGCAACTCAGACCAGGAGGGCGGTTAGTGACTCTTACGACCAATCCTCAGCTCTATTTCTTCGATCATTTTGATTACCAGAAATATGGATTCCATATTCAGCTTGAAGATCATGTTCGAGAAGGGGCTTTGATCCGATGGAGTGGTCGTTTAAAAGATTCCTCCCTTCTCGAAGTCGACAACTACTACTTGCCGGAAGAAGCATACGCCTCGGCTTTGGAAGACGCAGGTTTTCGTGATGTTGTGTTTCATCCCTTAAGTCTTTCTCCTGAAGCAGCCGACGAAGCGGATTACTGGGCGGATATGATCAACAAGCCACCGGCGATCATGATTGAAGCGATCAAAACATAG
- a CDS encoding sulfatase-like hydrolase/transferase has translation MLRALLSLTATLLLVQPAVSAELKQPNILFILVDDLGKEWMGCYAAEWVQTPAIDKLAATGMKFNNAWCMPQCTPTRVTLLTGQYPFRHGWTNHWDVPRWGAGAHFDPTKNTTYANVLREAGYATCAAGKWQIDDFRVEPHAMQEAGFDEWCMWTGYEAHNPPSANRYWNAYINIKGKGSKAYISQFGPDIFCDYLINFIGKHKNKPMLLYYPMVLTHGPLTTTPENKDETDKRRLFDPMVRYTDKLVGKLVAALDEAGIRENTIIIFTTDNGTGGQSNKRMGHIVRGGKAKMSEQNGTAMPFIVNCPGTVPSGTETNALVDFTDILPTFAELGGGTLPAGRVVDGKSFAPLILGKAKDGPREWILSMGGGPAALREGRVVPKLVYDDRVIRDKNYKLWIDSERKPIKLFRISSDRWEERNLINSKNPASKAALKQLSAIAASFPEKDGAPIYDKNPPQKWDKKPGTSGKRKVKNKKRKTKE, from the coding sequence ATGCTTCGCGCTCTTCTGTCACTGACCGCCACCTTGTTACTGGTACAGCCTGCTGTTTCCGCAGAGCTCAAACAGCCGAACATCTTATTCATCCTGGTCGATGATCTGGGTAAGGAATGGATGGGTTGCTACGCCGCTGAGTGGGTTCAGACTCCCGCCATCGACAAGCTCGCGGCAACCGGGATGAAATTCAACAATGCGTGGTGCATGCCTCAATGCACGCCAACCCGCGTGACACTACTGACCGGGCAATACCCGTTTCGACATGGCTGGACGAATCACTGGGATGTGCCCCGCTGGGGCGCCGGTGCCCATTTCGACCCTACCAAGAACACGACTTATGCTAACGTGCTACGTGAAGCAGGCTACGCCACTTGCGCCGCGGGCAAGTGGCAAATTGACGATTTCCGCGTTGAGCCCCACGCAATGCAGGAAGCCGGCTTTGATGAGTGGTGCATGTGGACCGGATACGAAGCACACAACCCACCCAGTGCCAATCGCTACTGGAACGCTTACATCAACATCAAAGGGAAAGGCAGCAAAGCCTACATCAGTCAGTTCGGTCCCGATATCTTTTGCGATTACCTCATCAACTTCATCGGTAAACACAAAAACAAGCCGATGTTGTTGTACTACCCGATGGTGCTGACACACGGCCCTCTGACCACGACCCCTGAAAACAAGGACGAAACAGACAAGCGGCGTCTGTTTGATCCTATGGTGCGTTACACCGACAAGCTTGTTGGAAAACTGGTTGCGGCACTGGATGAGGCCGGCATCCGCGAGAACACAATCATCATCTTTACCACAGACAACGGCACCGGTGGCCAGAGCAATAAACGCATGGGCCATATCGTGCGGGGTGGAAAGGCGAAAATGTCCGAACAGAACGGGACCGCCATGCCATTCATTGTCAACTGCCCTGGCACAGTACCTTCCGGTACCGAAACCAACGCGCTTGTCGACTTCACGGACATTCTCCCGACGTTCGCAGAACTGGGTGGCGGCACTTTGCCAGCCGGTCGCGTCGTAGATGGAAAGTCGTTTGCGCCGCTGATTCTCGGCAAGGCCAAAGACGGGCCGCGCGAGTGGATTCTGTCCATGGGGGGCGGACCTGCGGCATTGCGTGAAGGTCGCGTGGTGCCCAAACTGGTTTACGACGACCGTGTGATCCGTGATAAGAATTACAAGCTGTGGATCGACTCGGAGCGAAAACCGATTAAGCTGTTTCGAATCAGCTCAGATCGTTGGGAAGAGCGGAATCTGATTAACTCGAAAAACCCTGCTTCTAAGGCGGCACTGAAACAACTGAGCGCGATCGCGGCTAGTTTTCCTGAAAAAGACGGAGCTCCCATTTACGACAAAAACCCACCACAAAAATGGGACAAGAAGCCAGGCACTTCAGGAAAGCGCAAAGTGAAAAATAAGAAGCGGAAAACGAAGGAGTGA
- a CDS encoding AI-2E family transporter — MTENYQKRSAITIAQAMIALVVVVIMASILVVASEIVITLFFAILFSVFLTFTGNNLSKYLSISYQWTLAILVLTLVSTSIGTITFFFVQIDQQIEKANQSIDEGAKKIQAFAEKYTSVSSAIKSTPFLSQILKQPQKQQPENQSSKDVQTKETPKTDEKNSEKQSNAQVSKSEPNLNSLPQPAKQAVSFIGQAFKTTFGLVINSIMIFFVGLFLAVAPQTYRDGTTKLVPPDKRNRATELMNQLGETLWRWLLGRFASMLVTGVGAWIILSLIGVPLAGSLGIMTGLLTFIPNIGAVIAFLLAILVALPQGSTTAAMVVPAYIILQLIESYVVTPLIQQRQVSLPPAMLISFQAIMGVLFGFLGAAVASPLLAVSKVVIQELYVKDFLECHPSSEDDSSNEPIE, encoded by the coding sequence ATGACGGAAAACTATCAGAAGCGTTCCGCCATTACGATCGCACAGGCGATGATCGCTTTAGTTGTAGTTGTCATTATGGCATCCATACTTGTTGTCGCCTCGGAAATCGTCATTACATTATTTTTTGCGATCTTGTTTAGTGTGTTTCTGACTTTTACCGGTAACAATCTGAGCAAATACTTGTCTATATCCTACCAGTGGACCTTAGCAATACTGGTGCTGACTCTGGTTTCTACTTCAATTGGGACGATCACTTTTTTCTTTGTGCAGATTGATCAGCAGATTGAGAAGGCAAATCAAAGCATTGACGAAGGGGCGAAAAAAATCCAAGCATTCGCAGAGAAATATACTTCGGTGAGTTCAGCAATCAAATCAACACCCTTCCTTTCTCAGATTCTTAAGCAACCACAGAAACAACAACCTGAAAACCAATCTTCAAAAGACGTACAGACTAAAGAGACGCCAAAAACTGATGAAAAAAATAGTGAGAAGCAATCCAATGCACAAGTATCGAAATCCGAACCGAATTTAAATTCTTTACCGCAACCAGCCAAACAGGCTGTTTCGTTTATCGGGCAGGCATTTAAAACGACCTTTGGGCTTGTGATTAACAGTATCATGATTTTCTTTGTTGGACTATTCCTGGCAGTGGCTCCCCAGACCTATCGAGATGGAACGACAAAACTGGTCCCGCCTGATAAAAGAAACCGTGCAACGGAATTGATGAATCAACTTGGTGAAACTCTTTGGCGTTGGCTGCTTGGTCGATTTGCCTCCATGTTGGTCACTGGCGTGGGAGCATGGATCATCCTTTCACTCATCGGCGTTCCTCTGGCGGGAAGTCTGGGAATCATGACAGGCTTACTGACATTTATCCCGAATATTGGTGCCGTGATTGCATTCTTGCTAGCGATCTTGGTTGCTTTACCTCAAGGATCAACCACTGCAGCGATGGTTGTGCCTGCATACATCATTTTACAGTTGATTGAAAGCTATGTGGTCACTCCATTGATTCAACAACGGCAGGTTTCGTTGCCGCCTGCTATGCTGATTTCGTTTCAGGCGATTATGGGCGTACTATTTGGTTTTCTGGGAGCGGCTGTCGCTTCTCCCTTGTTGGCAGTTAGTAAAGTGGTCATACAGGAATTGTATGTGAAAGATTTTCTGGAATGTCACCCGTCCTCAGAAGATGATAGCAGTAATGAGCCTATTGAATAA
- a CDS encoding endonuclease/exonuclease/phosphatase family protein, giving the protein MKSGEESTLKSVLKPSTKKSIYVSGAWWMLLLVCLVLAFTAFAPLLPVDWWWVRIGDFPRVQLLVSYMIVLLGMIPFRRRVTAKVMASVLLISIGIQLFWIFPYLPIAPYEVEWSQSQDKQWRLRILTANVLQENNNASALLNLIKQEDPDVVVLCEVNDRWIADLAPLEEWFAFHLTYPLDNTYGIALYTKLEVHTAEVRGVIKKEIPSIDARLSIPSGQEVRLFAIHPNPPRPGEDTTKRDGELVLVGREVQNDQSTIVLGDLNDVGWSRTTNLFQEVSGLLDPRKGRGLFPTYNAKSLIWRYPLDYLFHSEDFRVVKLRTLPNIGSDHFPLLVELSYEPSAVATQEAPDLDAGDREDADDAVEAAKKTNKAQ; this is encoded by the coding sequence ATGAAATCTGGAGAAGAAAGTACATTGAAGAGTGTACTAAAACCATCGACAAAGAAATCGATCTATGTCAGCGGGGCGTGGTGGATGTTGCTGCTTGTCTGCCTTGTGCTCGCTTTCACAGCATTTGCACCACTACTGCCGGTTGACTGGTGGTGGGTCCGCATTGGAGATTTTCCGAGAGTTCAATTACTTGTCAGTTACATGATTGTGCTACTGGGAATGATCCCATTCCGACGTAGAGTCACAGCCAAAGTAATGGCATCCGTTTTATTGATAAGTATTGGTATTCAATTATTCTGGATTTTTCCCTACTTGCCAATTGCTCCATACGAAGTGGAATGGTCTCAGTCACAGGACAAACAGTGGCGGCTACGAATCCTGACAGCAAATGTGCTTCAGGAAAATAATAACGCATCGGCTTTATTGAATTTAATCAAGCAGGAAGATCCAGATGTTGTCGTTTTGTGTGAGGTTAACGATCGTTGGATCGCAGATTTGGCACCACTCGAAGAATGGTTCGCATTTCATCTTACTTATCCACTCGACAATACATACGGAATCGCACTATACACGAAACTTGAAGTACATACGGCTGAAGTGCGGGGAGTCATTAAAAAGGAGATCCCTTCAATCGATGCGCGCCTCAGCATTCCTTCTGGCCAGGAGGTCCGTCTGTTTGCAATCCATCCCAATCCTCCCCGACCAGGAGAAGACACGACCAAGCGTGATGGAGAACTTGTGCTCGTGGGCCGGGAAGTCCAGAATGATCAAAGCACAATCGTGCTGGGTGATTTAAACGATGTTGGGTGGTCGCGCACGACGAACTTGTTTCAGGAGGTGAGTGGATTACTCGACCCCCGTAAGGGCCGCGGGTTGTTTCCCACCTACAATGCAAAGTCACTGATTTGGCGATACCCATTGGATTACCTGTTTCATTCCGAAGATTTCCGTGTTGTCAAACTACGTACGCTGCCAAACATTGGCTCAGACCACTTTCCACTTTTGGTGGAACTCAGCTATGAACCATCAGCGGTTGCCACTCAGGAAGCTCCGGATTTGGATGCCGGAGACCGTGAAGACGCTGATGATGCCGTCGAAGCTGCCAAAAAAACGAACAAGGCTCAATGA
- a CDS encoding C45 family autoproteolytic acyltransferase/hydolase, whose product MIRYCQVIIAFTIACFSFSGHVQAEGYLTSIGKGANQIPVVVVKGTPYEMGKKQGELIKQDASQMIHSLMKKVQTAAPERCSNAHLDAAWKSIAPHTDPRFKEELRGFAEGTGMSLKMLQRAHAMPVVMDYSCSSIAAWGAATKDGHLYQTRNLDWTMSLGVQDYPCICVYIPKEGVPHVNVTFAGFIGANTGMNAKGIVLSEMGDSPGKDYPFDMNGVHFTTLFRHVMYDAHSLEQAIDIFKSAKRMKKYHYVVGDGANLRAVKMLAHAPNLVIWSDNDPKDELAPQVMKNLVYQDEGRGAFQPLQKVYGKIGAPEMIDIACQIPIKGGNVLDVVYDATALELWVSYAKKQKEAYQRPFVHFKLKDYLK is encoded by the coding sequence ATGATCAGATACTGCCAGGTTATCATCGCCTTTACCATTGCCTGTTTCAGTTTTTCTGGACATGTACAGGCAGAAGGCTATCTGACTTCGATCGGCAAAGGTGCCAATCAGATTCCTGTTGTTGTGGTGAAAGGCACACCTTATGAAATGGGCAAGAAACAGGGAGAGCTGATCAAACAAGACGCCTCTCAAATGATTCACTCTCTAATGAAAAAGGTGCAAACTGCTGCTCCGGAACGTTGCTCGAATGCGCATCTGGACGCAGCCTGGAAATCGATCGCACCACATACAGATCCCCGTTTTAAAGAGGAACTCCGCGGCTTTGCCGAAGGAACAGGCATGTCGTTGAAAATGCTGCAACGGGCGCATGCGATGCCAGTGGTGATGGACTATTCCTGCAGCAGTATTGCAGCCTGGGGTGCCGCCACTAAGGATGGACATCTCTATCAAACGAGAAACCTGGACTGGACAATGAGTCTAGGCGTGCAAGACTATCCCTGCATTTGCGTTTACATTCCCAAGGAGGGCGTTCCACACGTGAATGTCACCTTCGCAGGATTCATCGGCGCGAACACCGGTATGAACGCGAAGGGAATTGTCCTTTCGGAGATGGGAGACTCTCCTGGTAAAGATTATCCGTTCGATATGAATGGCGTGCATTTCACGACTCTCTTTCGACACGTTATGTACGACGCCCATAGCCTGGAACAGGCGATCGACATTTTTAAAAGTGCGAAACGGATGAAAAAGTATCACTATGTCGTGGGCGACGGCGCCAATCTACGTGCCGTGAAGATGCTGGCCCACGCTCCCAATCTCGTAATCTGGAGTGATAATGATCCCAAAGACGAGCTGGCGCCTCAAGTCATGAAAAACCTGGTCTACCAGGACGAAGGCCGCGGCGCGTTTCAGCCACTGCAAAAAGTGTATGGCAAAATCGGCGCCCCGGAAATGATTGACATCGCCTGCCAGATTCCCATTAAAGGCGGAAACGTTCTCGACGTGGTTTATGATGCGACTGCGCTGGAACTCTGGGTCTCTTACGCCAAAAAGCAGAAGGAAGCCTATCAACGCCCCTTCGTGCACTTCAAACTGAAAGACTATCTTAAATAA
- a CDS encoding sulfatase, whose protein sequence is MLNRHGFLAAMGAIFCLSATGISFAANPENSGKPNIILVMADDQGWGDTGYNGHPFVQTPTLDAMAKEGFVFDRFYAGAPVCSPTRASVMTGRNPIRTKVTNHGRYMRPHEQTIAETLKANGYVTGIFGKVHLGSGQPDSPCNPTGMGFDEWVIGLNFFDNNPYLSRKGKIEHRKGKGSVILMDDALAFLKKHKDSDRPIFTVVWFPSPHDPHAEVPEGPSLYEGKPHAGYYREITLLDQQVGRLRGAIREMGIADNTIVWYCSDNGGLVRETSGGRERKGSIYEGGLRVPGVIEWPARKLKGRTSVPVTTCDIYPTLLAMAGIELHAPHPLDGMDVSGIIAGTVAERSKPMGFWHKIQGGQGTWSDRIQKAIMEKQHAGAPLPHDPPRMRKDVDEFPQFPEHTSTGHAAWTDWPWKLHRIGGTRFELYKLTDDPMEKTDLSKDPQHTQRREQMQQELDTWMRSVIRSLNGKDYQQK, encoded by the coding sequence ATGTTGAATCGACATGGATTTTTAGCAGCAATGGGAGCAATATTTTGCTTGTCCGCTACCGGAATATCCTTTGCGGCAAATCCGGAAAACTCTGGTAAGCCCAACATCATTCTTGTGATGGCTGATGACCAGGGCTGGGGAGATACCGGTTATAATGGTCACCCGTTTGTGCAGACGCCCACACTCGATGCCATGGCAAAAGAGGGGTTCGTATTTGATCGGTTCTATGCCGGTGCGCCGGTCTGTTCTCCGACCCGCGCCAGCGTGATGACCGGCCGCAACCCGATACGGACAAAAGTCACCAACCATGGCCGCTACATGCGCCCGCATGAGCAGACCATCGCCGAAACGCTAAAAGCCAACGGATACGTCACCGGAATCTTCGGCAAAGTACACCTGGGTTCGGGACAACCCGACTCGCCCTGCAATCCCACTGGCATGGGATTCGATGAATGGGTGATCGGCCTCAACTTTTTTGACAACAATCCCTACTTGAGCCGAAAAGGAAAAATCGAGCATCGCAAAGGTAAGGGGTCGGTCATCCTGATGGATGATGCGCTCGCCTTCCTCAAGAAGCATAAGGACAGTGATCGTCCGATATTCACGGTCGTCTGGTTCCCTTCTCCGCACGACCCACACGCGGAAGTGCCGGAAGGTCCGAGCCTTTACGAGGGCAAACCACATGCAGGGTACTACCGCGAGATTACACTGCTTGATCAGCAAGTCGGACGTTTGCGAGGTGCGATCAGGGAAATGGGCATCGCGGATAATACCATCGTCTGGTACTGCAGTGATAACGGCGGGCTGGTCAGGGAGACTTCCGGTGGCCGCGAGAGGAAGGGCAGCATCTATGAAGGTGGCCTGCGCGTTCCGGGAGTCATCGAATGGCCCGCACGTAAGCTCAAAGGCAGAACTTCAGTACCGGTGACGACCTGTGATATTTATCCGACCCTCCTGGCGATGGCTGGCATAGAATTGCATGCGCCGCATCCGCTCGATGGAATGGATGTAAGCGGCATCATTGCGGGAACAGTTGCAGAACGGAGTAAGCCGATGGGATTCTGGCACAAAATCCAGGGCGGGCAAGGAACCTGGAGCGACCGGATTCAGAAAGCGATCATGGAAAAGCAGCATGCCGGCGCACCGTTACCGCATGATCCACCAAGAATGCGCAAAGACGTCGACGAATTCCCGCAGTTTCCGGAACACACTTCAACCGGGCATGCCGCCTGGACCGATTGGCCGTGGAAGCTGCATCGTATCGGCGGCACCAGATTCGAACTATACAAGCTGACCGACGACCCTATGGAAAAAACCGATCTTTCCAAAGACCCCCAACACACCCAACGACGCGAACAGATGCAGCAAGAGCTGGATACATGGATGCGATCTGTTATCCGAAGCCTCAACGGAAAAGATTATCAACAGAAATAG